A window of Corvus moneduloides isolate bCorMon1 chromosome 30, bCorMon1.pri, whole genome shotgun sequence contains these coding sequences:
- the B4GALNT1 gene encoding beta-1,4 N-acetylgalactosaminyltransferase 1 isoform X2, whose translation MRGAQRALCLLLVASASLAALYLHLWAPKGPPSVDLRRPPPERLPPPLPPPARAYPHVPFRLKEEVMELLPRNGCSCEAEAEAGLALPLRRRLFGPGPGGLDFASAFAPGERPRQLRLREREYRNYRNRVQTPADRLLIVPANSPLEYPAQGVEVRPLQTVLVPGLSLQAPARNRYQVNLTASLGTLAVAAEVEGVALRGEGQPHLSLAAAHLDHLNRQLQFVTYTNTQFHPDTADIVQFSTDGHSAAFAIRIRHPPTPRLYGPGTPGDGDGDSDSDSSGDGGYNISALVTVATKTFLRYDKLRGLIASIRRFYPSVTIVVADDSQRPEPLSGPHLEHYLMPFGKGWFAGRNLAVSQVTTKYVLWVDDDFIFTPRTRLEKLVDVLERTSLDLVGGAVREITGYTTTYRQRLSVRGGGAGGDCLRTRPGFHHRLAGFPACVVTDGVVNFFLARTDKVRQVGFDPRLRRVAHLEFFIDGLGVLHVGSCEDVVVDHASKLALPWRRSEGERQYNRYRYPAARDDSLRLKQRLFFFKNRFKCMAGD comes from the exons ATGCGGGGGGCGCAGCGGGcgctgtgcctgctgctggtggcctcGGCCTCGCTGGCCGCGCTGTACCTGCACCTGTGGGCACCCAAGGGCCCCCCCAGTGTGGACCTGCGTCGCCCCCCCCCCGAGCGGCTgccaccccctctgcccccccccgcccgcgccTACCCCCACGTACCCTTCCGCCTCAAGGAGGAAGTCATGGA GCTGCTGCCCAGGAACGGGTGCTCGTGCGAGGCGGAGGCGGAGGCGGGGCTGGCGCTGCCGCTGCGGCGGCGGCTCTtcgggcccggcccgggggggcTCGACTTCGCCAGCGCCTTCGCCCCCGGGGAGCGGCCGCGGCAGCTGCGGCTGCGGGAGCGCGAGTACCGCAATTACCGGAACCG GGTGCAGACCCCCGCCGACCGCCTGCTCATCGTCCCGGCCAACTCCCCTCTGGAGTACCCGGCGCAGGGGGTGGAGGTGCGGCCGCTGCAGACGGTGCTGGTGCCCG GGCTCAGCCTGCAGGCGCCGGCCAGGAACAGGTACCAG GTGAACCTGACGGCCTCGCTGGGAACGCTGGCGGTGGCGGCCGAGGTGGAGGGCGTGGCGCTGCGGGGGGAGGGGCAGCCGCACCTGTCCTTGGCTGCCGCCCACCTGGACCACCTGAACCGGCAGCTGCAGTTCGTCACCTACACCAACACCCAGTTCCACCCCGACACCGCCGACATCG TGCAGTTCTCCACCGACGGCCACTCTGCCGCCTTCGCCATCCGCATCCGGCACCCGCCCACGCCCCGCCTGTACGGCCCGGGAACCCCCGGCGACGGCGACGGCGACAGCGACAGTGACAGCAGCGGGGACGGGG ggTACAACATCTCGGCGCTGGTGACAGTGGCCACCAAGACGTTCCTGCGCTACGACAAACTGCGGGGGCTCATCGCCAGCATCCGCCGCTTCTACCCTTCCGTCACCATCGTGGTGGCCGACGACAGCCAGCGCCCCGAGCCCCTGTCCGggccccacctggagcactACCTCATGCCCTTCGGCAag GGCTGGTTCGCCGGGAGGAACCTGGCGGTGTCGCAGGTGACAACCAAGTACGTGCTGTGGGTGGACGACGACTTCATCTTCACCCCCCGCACGCGGCTGGAGAAGCTGGTGGACGTGCTGGAGAGAACCAGCCTGGACCTG GTGGGCGGCGCGGTGCGGGAGATCACGGGCTACACCACCACGTACCGGCAGCGCCTGAGcgtgcggggcggcggcgcggggggcgaCTGCCTGCGGACCCGGCCCGGCTTCCACCACCGCCTCGCCGGCTTCCCCGCCTGCGTCGTCACCGACGGCGTCGTCAACTTCTTCCTGGCCCGCACCGACAAGGTGCGCCAGGTGGGCTTCGACCCCCGCCTGCGCCGCGTGGCTCATCTCG AGTTCTTCATCGacgggctgggggtgctgcacGTGGGCTCGTGTGAGGATGTGGTGGTGGACCACGCGTCCAAGCTGGCGCTGCCGTGGCGGCGATCGGAGGGCGAGCGCCAGTACAACCGGTACCGGTACCCGGCGGCGCGGGACGACAGCCTGCGCCTCAAGCAGCGCCTCTTCTTCTTCAAGAACCGCTTCAAGTGCATGGCCGGCGACTAG
- the B4GALNT1 gene encoding beta-1,4 N-acetylgalactosaminyltransferase 1 isoform X1, with amino-acid sequence MRGAQRALCLLLVASASLAALYLHLWAPKGPPSVDLRRPPPERLPPPLPPPARAYPHVPFRLKEEVMELLPRNGCSCEAEAEAGLALPLRRRLFGPGPGGLDFASAFAPGERPRQLRLREREYRNYRNRVQTPADRLLIVPANSPLEYPAQGVEVRPLQTVLVPGLSLQAPARNRYQVNLTASLGTLAVAAEVEGVALRGEGQPHLSLAAAHLDHLNRQLQFVTYTNTQFHPDTADIAPPRPAVQFSTDGHSAAFAIRIRHPPTPRLYGPGTPGDGDGDSDSDSSGDGGYNISALVTVATKTFLRYDKLRGLIASIRRFYPSVTIVVADDSQRPEPLSGPHLEHYLMPFGKGWFAGRNLAVSQVTTKYVLWVDDDFIFTPRTRLEKLVDVLERTSLDLVGGAVREITGYTTTYRQRLSVRGGGAGGDCLRTRPGFHHRLAGFPACVVTDGVVNFFLARTDKVRQVGFDPRLRRVAHLEFFIDGLGVLHVGSCEDVVVDHASKLALPWRRSEGERQYNRYRYPAARDDSLRLKQRLFFFKNRFKCMAGD; translated from the exons ATGCGGGGGGCGCAGCGGGcgctgtgcctgctgctggtggcctcGGCCTCGCTGGCCGCGCTGTACCTGCACCTGTGGGCACCCAAGGGCCCCCCCAGTGTGGACCTGCGTCGCCCCCCCCCCGAGCGGCTgccaccccctctgcccccccccgcccgcgccTACCCCCACGTACCCTTCCGCCTCAAGGAGGAAGTCATGGA GCTGCTGCCCAGGAACGGGTGCTCGTGCGAGGCGGAGGCGGAGGCGGGGCTGGCGCTGCCGCTGCGGCGGCGGCTCTtcgggcccggcccgggggggcTCGACTTCGCCAGCGCCTTCGCCCCCGGGGAGCGGCCGCGGCAGCTGCGGCTGCGGGAGCGCGAGTACCGCAATTACCGGAACCG GGTGCAGACCCCCGCCGACCGCCTGCTCATCGTCCCGGCCAACTCCCCTCTGGAGTACCCGGCGCAGGGGGTGGAGGTGCGGCCGCTGCAGACGGTGCTGGTGCCCG GGCTCAGCCTGCAGGCGCCGGCCAGGAACAGGTACCAG GTGAACCTGACGGCCTCGCTGGGAACGCTGGCGGTGGCGGCCGAGGTGGAGGGCGTGGCGCTGCGGGGGGAGGGGCAGCCGCACCTGTCCTTGGCTGCCGCCCACCTGGACCACCTGAACCGGCAGCTGCAGTTCGTCACCTACACCAACACCCAGTTCCACCCCGACACCGCCGACATCG ccccccctCGCCCTGCAGTGCAGTTCTCCACCGACGGCCACTCTGCCGCCTTCGCCATCCGCATCCGGCACCCGCCCACGCCCCGCCTGTACGGCCCGGGAACCCCCGGCGACGGCGACGGCGACAGCGACAGTGACAGCAGCGGGGACGGGG ggTACAACATCTCGGCGCTGGTGACAGTGGCCACCAAGACGTTCCTGCGCTACGACAAACTGCGGGGGCTCATCGCCAGCATCCGCCGCTTCTACCCTTCCGTCACCATCGTGGTGGCCGACGACAGCCAGCGCCCCGAGCCCCTGTCCGggccccacctggagcactACCTCATGCCCTTCGGCAag GGCTGGTTCGCCGGGAGGAACCTGGCGGTGTCGCAGGTGACAACCAAGTACGTGCTGTGGGTGGACGACGACTTCATCTTCACCCCCCGCACGCGGCTGGAGAAGCTGGTGGACGTGCTGGAGAGAACCAGCCTGGACCTG GTGGGCGGCGCGGTGCGGGAGATCACGGGCTACACCACCACGTACCGGCAGCGCCTGAGcgtgcggggcggcggcgcggggggcgaCTGCCTGCGGACCCGGCCCGGCTTCCACCACCGCCTCGCCGGCTTCCCCGCCTGCGTCGTCACCGACGGCGTCGTCAACTTCTTCCTGGCCCGCACCGACAAGGTGCGCCAGGTGGGCTTCGACCCCCGCCTGCGCCGCGTGGCTCATCTCG AGTTCTTCATCGacgggctgggggtgctgcacGTGGGCTCGTGTGAGGATGTGGTGGTGGACCACGCGTCCAAGCTGGCGCTGCCGTGGCGGCGATCGGAGGGCGAGCGCCAGTACAACCGGTACCGGTACCCGGCGGCGCGGGACGACAGCCTGCGCCTCAAGCAGCGCCTCTTCTTCTTCAAGAACCGCTTCAAGTGCATGGCCGGCGACTAG
- the B4GALNT1 gene encoding beta-1,4 N-acetylgalactosaminyltransferase 1 isoform X3, with the protein MRGAQRALCLLLVASASLAALYLHLWAPKGPPSVDLRRPPPERLPPPLPPPARAYPHVPFRLKEEVMELLPRNGCSCEAEAEAGLALPLRRRLFGPGPGGLDFASAFAPGERPRQLRLREREYRNYRNRVQTPADRLLIVPANSPLEYPAQGVEVRPLQTVLVPGLSLQAPARNRYQVNLTASLGTLAVAAEVEGVALRGEGQPHLSLAAAHLDHLNRQLQFVTYTNTQFHPDTADIGYNISALVTVATKTFLRYDKLRGLIASIRRFYPSVTIVVADDSQRPEPLSGPHLEHYLMPFGKGWFAGRNLAVSQVTTKYVLWVDDDFIFTPRTRLEKLVDVLERTSLDLVGGAVREITGYTTTYRQRLSVRGGGAGGDCLRTRPGFHHRLAGFPACVVTDGVVNFFLARTDKVRQVGFDPRLRRVAHLEFFIDGLGVLHVGSCEDVVVDHASKLALPWRRSEGERQYNRYRYPAARDDSLRLKQRLFFFKNRFKCMAGD; encoded by the exons ATGCGGGGGGCGCAGCGGGcgctgtgcctgctgctggtggcctcGGCCTCGCTGGCCGCGCTGTACCTGCACCTGTGGGCACCCAAGGGCCCCCCCAGTGTGGACCTGCGTCGCCCCCCCCCCGAGCGGCTgccaccccctctgcccccccccgcccgcgccTACCCCCACGTACCCTTCCGCCTCAAGGAGGAAGTCATGGA GCTGCTGCCCAGGAACGGGTGCTCGTGCGAGGCGGAGGCGGAGGCGGGGCTGGCGCTGCCGCTGCGGCGGCGGCTCTtcgggcccggcccgggggggcTCGACTTCGCCAGCGCCTTCGCCCCCGGGGAGCGGCCGCGGCAGCTGCGGCTGCGGGAGCGCGAGTACCGCAATTACCGGAACCG GGTGCAGACCCCCGCCGACCGCCTGCTCATCGTCCCGGCCAACTCCCCTCTGGAGTACCCGGCGCAGGGGGTGGAGGTGCGGCCGCTGCAGACGGTGCTGGTGCCCG GGCTCAGCCTGCAGGCGCCGGCCAGGAACAGGTACCAG GTGAACCTGACGGCCTCGCTGGGAACGCTGGCGGTGGCGGCCGAGGTGGAGGGCGTGGCGCTGCGGGGGGAGGGGCAGCCGCACCTGTCCTTGGCTGCCGCCCACCTGGACCACCTGAACCGGCAGCTGCAGTTCGTCACCTACACCAACACCCAGTTCCACCCCGACACCGCCGACATCG ggTACAACATCTCGGCGCTGGTGACAGTGGCCACCAAGACGTTCCTGCGCTACGACAAACTGCGGGGGCTCATCGCCAGCATCCGCCGCTTCTACCCTTCCGTCACCATCGTGGTGGCCGACGACAGCCAGCGCCCCGAGCCCCTGTCCGggccccacctggagcactACCTCATGCCCTTCGGCAag GGCTGGTTCGCCGGGAGGAACCTGGCGGTGTCGCAGGTGACAACCAAGTACGTGCTGTGGGTGGACGACGACTTCATCTTCACCCCCCGCACGCGGCTGGAGAAGCTGGTGGACGTGCTGGAGAGAACCAGCCTGGACCTG GTGGGCGGCGCGGTGCGGGAGATCACGGGCTACACCACCACGTACCGGCAGCGCCTGAGcgtgcggggcggcggcgcggggggcgaCTGCCTGCGGACCCGGCCCGGCTTCCACCACCGCCTCGCCGGCTTCCCCGCCTGCGTCGTCACCGACGGCGTCGTCAACTTCTTCCTGGCCCGCACCGACAAGGTGCGCCAGGTGGGCTTCGACCCCCGCCTGCGCCGCGTGGCTCATCTCG AGTTCTTCATCGacgggctgggggtgctgcacGTGGGCTCGTGTGAGGATGTGGTGGTGGACCACGCGTCCAAGCTGGCGCTGCCGTGGCGGCGATCGGAGGGCGAGCGCCAGTACAACCGGTACCGGTACCCGGCGGCGCGGGACGACAGCCTGCGCCTCAAGCAGCGCCTCTTCTTCTTCAAGAACCGCTTCAAGTGCATGGCCGGCGACTAG